In Caldicellulosiruptor morganii, the following proteins share a genomic window:
- a CDS encoding NPCBM/NEW2 domain-containing protein, which produces MKKYMFLVSTLFLLVSVYGLASTKPDYRQLYENLLKQYNNLKSENANLKKQISSLQSQVKLLNQKLANMPKEYEYDLVKDDITISEKLPFLSYKGRRYVHFESIITTFLNITKKDYVFDDKSKQVKIMSSFKKKEGTWLTDLSASPIGMYTSFGFNDENITVNYQKFFKNIWWKHWTNGAKFSLSYKIDGKFKKFSCWLVIADCSTSGSKGVVRIFGDDRLIGEYKIELNKKPVYAEVTVENVNTLTLQFERITANDMGDTCICVGDPLLLP; this is translated from the coding sequence TTGAAAAAGTATATGTTTTTGGTATCAACTCTCTTTCTCCTTGTGTCAGTTTATGGGCTTGCTTCAACCAAGCCAGATTACAGGCAGCTTTATGAAAATCTTCTAAAGCAGTACAACAACTTAAAGTCTGAAAATGCAAACCTCAAAAAGCAAATTTCCTCACTGCAAAGCCAGGTAAAATTATTAAATCAAAAGCTTGCAAACATGCCAAAGGAATATGAATACGACCTTGTAAAAGATGATATTACCATTTCAGAAAAGCTTCCATTCCTGAGTTACAAAGGACGTAGATATGTTCATTTTGAATCGATCATTACTACATTTCTGAATATAACAAAAAAGGATTACGTTTTTGATGACAAATCTAAACAGGTTAAAATAATGTCCTCGTTCAAAAAAAAGGAGGGCACATGGCTGACCGACCTCAGTGCTTCACCCATTGGGATGTATACTTCATTTGGTTTTAATGATGAAAATATTACTGTAAACTATCAAAAGTTTTTCAAAAACATCTGGTGGAAGCACTGGACAAATGGTGCAAAATTTAGCCTTTCATACAAGATTGACGGAAAGTTTAAAAAATTCAGCTGCTGGCTCGTCATTGCTGATTGCTCAACCAGCGGCTCAAAAGGTGTGGTCAGGATATTTGGTGATGATAGACTTATTGGCGAATACAAAATTGAGCTGAACAAAAAACCTGTATATGCTGAAGTAACTGTTGAAAATGTAAACACATTAACACTGCAATTTGAACGAATAACCGCTAATGACATGGGTGATACTTGCATCTGTGTGGGCGATCCGCTTCTTTTGCCTTAA